TTAACATCATATATCTTTGCGGTGCCGATTTTATTCCCTATTTTTTTTGGATCACCATCAAACAGAGCGATGATATTGAACCCAGCTTTTTTAAAGTCGGGATAGTTTGTCAAAGCATGCCCAAGGGCACCTGCTCCTATAATGCAAACGTTCCAGTTTAGCTTTGGGTTGAGTATTTTCTCTAATTTTTTTGCAAGTTTTTCTATATTATAACCTGTACCTGTCCTGCCAAATTTGCCGAAGTATGCGAGGTCTTTTCGTACTTGTTCGGCCGTTACATTGGTATGTTCTGCCAGCGTTTGTGATGATACGAATTTAATTTTCTTATTTCTTATACGTTTTAAGCATCTTAAATATTTTGTTATTTTTTCAATTGTTGCAAATGGTATGTCCACTTATATTTTCCTCCCGGTATCTTTAATGGTATTCTAACGAAAATCTGGGAAAATTACAAACATTTTTCACAAATAAAATAAGAGTTGGGTTAATACCAAAAATTATCTTTTCGTTTTAAACCCATATAAAGAGGGCTCTCAGTAGAGCCTCTTTATATTTGTGAAATTTTAATGGAGATTTTTTACTTTTTTACTGCGTGAATTACTTTTCTAGTCCACTTTTTGCTACTTCCATTATTGCTTCTGGAAGCGTTGGATGGACATGGATAGTATATGCTATATCGTTTAAAGTAAGTTTATTTTCCACTGCCAGCGCAAGTTCTGCTATCATTACGGATGCTTCCGGTCCGATAATTTGTGCACCGATAATTTCTTTTGTATCGTTCTTTGCTATAATTTTTACTTCTCCATCTGTATTATTCATAACTACTGCTTTTCCATTTGCCAGGAATGGGAATTCAGATACAATAGTGTCGATACCGTTTTCTTTTGCTTCTTCTTCTGTTATCCCTACTGATGCAATTTCTGGTGATGAAAAGATGGCCCAGGGCACAACCCTGTAATCCATTTTTTTATCTTCTCCAGCAATAATTTCTGCGACAATACCTCCTTCTTTTTGCGCTTTATGTGCAAGGAGTGAACCTCCTATTACATCGCCTATTGCATAAATGTTTGGTATGTTTGTTCTGAGTTTTTCATTCGTGATGATTTTTCCTTTTTCAGTTTTAATGCCCAATTTTTCAATGCCAATGCCTGTAGAATTTAGTTTTCTTCCAATGGAAACTAATACTTTTTCAGTTGTAATTTCCTCTCCGCTACTTAAAGTGGACACGGCATTCCCGTTTCCTTGTATTTTTATATTATCGATTTTTGTTCCCGTTTTTATTTCAATACCCTTTTTAATGAGCGTTCTCTGAAACATTGATGCAAGTTTTCTGTCTTTTAGTGCTGGGATAACTTGAGGCATCATTTCGACGATGGTTACTTTTGTACCAAATGCGGAAAAAATTGTCGAAAATTCAACGCCAATTGCTCCTGCTCCCACGATAAGTATGTTTTTGGGGTATTCCGTGAGGTTCAGCGCTTCGTCACTTGTGAGCACATTTTTTCTATCAATTTTGAATGCTGGCATTATTGCTGGTTCTGACCCCGTTGCAATAATAATATCTTTTGCCTTTATTTTTTCTGTGCCTTCATCGCTTGTAATCTCTATTATGTGTGGGTCTAAAAATTTCCCGTTTCCTTTTTTCACTACAATTTTCCTTGCCTTAAATAGGAAGTTTATTCCCGCTACGAGCCGTCGTATAACTGCGTCTTTTCTCCTTTGAATTGCATTCGGGTCAAAAGATACATTTCCAACTATTATACCAAATGATTGGGATTCTTTTGTGCAGGTGTATATTTCTGCCATTTTTAGCAGCGCTTTTGTAGGAATGCAACCCCTATTTAAGCATGTTCCTCCGATTTCTCTGTGTTCGATGATTACAACTTTCTTTCCTAAATCTGCGGCTCTTATTGCTGCAACATATCCACCGGAACCTGCCCCTATAATTGCTACATCAAATTCTTCCATTTTAGTTACGCCTCCTTTGCTACTTTTATTATATAAAATTGAAAAATAATTTTTATTAGTATCTTAAGAACCCTCTCTTAAAAGAGGGCTTTTAAGAGTAAAAAATTGATTATTTTGCATCAAACTGGTCACATGCATCAACTACGTATCTGATGTATGCAATTGCTGGACCGCCTCCCATAAGACCTGCTACTAAACAGGATTCAAGGATTTCCTTTTTTGTTGCTCCTTCTGCAATTGCGTTTTTAACGTGGAATGCAATGCAAAATGGGCAGTGGGCTGCAACGCCGAGCGCTATAGAGATAAGTTCTTTCGTTTTTGTTGTAAGTGCGCCTGGTTTTTCTGCCTGCTTTACAAATTCCATTAAAGCACCTGCAAAATCTGGGTCTTCTTTTCCGAGTCTCTGGACGAGGTCATGAAACTGCTCCAGATATTTCTGTGCATTTGTTGTTACGTCTCCCATGGTTGTCACCTCCCTTCTTTTATGATCAAAAATTGTCTCGATAAATCTTCTAATAGTGATATTATTTTTTTATCGCTTATTGCATAAAAAACTTCTCTTCCATTTTTTTCTTTCTTTACCCATCCCATATGACGTAAATTATTGAGGTGGATTGATACAGAAGATTGTGGTATGTTCAGTGTTTTAGAAATTGTGCTTACATTTTTTGGCTCATCTTTGAGGAAACATACTATTGCAACTCTCCCCGGATTACCTAATGCTGTAATAAATTCCGATAATTCTCTGCATGTTTTTAAATCCTTGTATAATTCTTTTTTTGTTTTCATTATAAATTCAGTATATTATAATATTTTAATATGTCAATACGTTGTGAGAAAATTTTCACAATATGAAAAAAATGTACTATTTGGTTTGTATATATGTTTGCTGTTGCCAAAATGTTTGAAAGATATATAATTTTTGTATGAAAGGCACAATTGTAAATATTATTGCAGTTATAGTTGGAAGCAGCCTGGGGATTTTTATCGGAGACAAGCTTCCAAAGCGTTTTAAAGCCATTATTATTCAGGCAATCGGCCTATTTACTTTTTTGATAGGAACATCAATGATGCTAAAAGGGGAGCATTTTATCATTGTGTTTCTTGCACTTATTCTTGGCGGTATTACCGGGGAGGCGTTGCGGCTGGAAGCACATCTTACCAGCGTAATAGAACGATTGAAAAGTAGAGTGTCTCCCGATTCCCCACATTTTGCGGAAGGTTTTATCACGGCAACACTTATTTTCTGTGTTGGTGCTATGACTGTCGTGGGTTCTATTCAGGAAGGACTTACCGGTGATGCTACCCTTCTATACACAAAATCTGTTATGGATGGCATTACTTCTCTTACACTTGCGTCAAGTTTTGGTATCGGTGTTATTTTTTCTGCCGGTTCTGTGTTCGTTATTCAGGGAAGTTTGACACTTCTGGGAAGTAAATTACAGTTTCTTGCAAACCCTGCATATATCAACAACCTGACATCTGTCGGTGGAGTACTTATTATTGCCTTAGGATTTGAACTTTTACAGATAAAGAAGATAAAGATATTAAATCTCTTGCCTGCTCTTGCTTATGCTGTCTTATTTACTCTTCTTGTAAAGTAGCTGGACTTTCTTTTTTAGTATGTTAAGTTCTTTTAGTTTTTTCTCGTTATTGGGTTTGTTCTTTAAGAGTTTTTCGAGATAGGCGATGCGGTTATTTATTTTATTTATTTCTTTTTGCGAATTATTTTTTGTGGTTTTTTCGTCTTCTAATTGTTTTGCGTGTAGTTTTCCGTTTTTCAAATAATATGTTTTGTTGACTAAATTTTTTAATACGTATCTGTCATGTGTTACAAGCAGAATTGTACCGTCGAAATTTTTCAGCGCTTCCAGTACTGCTTCTTTCATCGGTATGCTTAGGTGGTTTGTAACTTCGTCAAGCACCAGGAAATTCCCTTTCATTATGCTCATTTTTGCAAGGAGCAGTTTTTTCTTTTCACCGCCGCTGAACTCTCTTATTTTTTTAAATACGTCGTCTCCTGTGAAGTCAAACAGTGCTAAAACATCTCTTGCATCCGGAATTGTGAATCCGTATGCGATTATTTCGTTCAGCGGTGTCGATTCAGGATCCATGAGAAATGCATCTTGTGGAAAGTAGCCGATGTTTATGCTATTGCCTATCTTTACACTGCCAGAATCTGCGTTTTCTTTTCCTACAATAATTTTAAGCAGGGTGGATTTTCCGCTGCCATTTCTTCCAAGTATTCCTATTCTTTCCTTCCGCTTTATTAGAAGGGTTATATCGTTAAGAACATTTTTCTGGCCAAAACTCTTCTTTATGTGAAACAACTCCGCTACCTTTTCTCCGCCTCTTCCTGCCATTTCTATTTGTATTTTCTTCTGCCTCTCTTTTTCTACTTCAGGGACTTTGATTTTCTGCAGTTTTTTCTCCCTGCTTTTTGCCTGTTTTGCCCTTGTGCCGTACCTGAATTTTTCTATAAATATTTTTTCTTTTTCAATTATCTTTAGCAATCTTTCTCTTTCTTTTATTTTAGTGGCATCATTTCTGTTTTTTGTTTCATCAAATTTGTCGTAATTTCCCTTATATTCTTCTACCTCTCTGCCATTTAAGTGAAGTATATGAGTTGCTATCCGGTTAATAAATGTTTTATCGTGCGAAACGATGAGCAAGCCCCCGTTGAATTTTTTCAAACTTTCTTCCAATGCTTCTATCGATTCTATATCCAGGTGGTTTGTTGGTTCATCCAGAATGAGCAGGTCTGGTTGGGAAAGAAGCGCTTTGATAATCAAGCATTTTGTGCGTTCACCTCCGCTCATGTTTCGGAGTTTCAGTGAAACTGTTTCTTCGCTTAAACAGAACTTCTCCATCATACTGCAAATTGTCTGCTTATAGCTATATCCTCCGATACTTTCGTATTGTGCGATTAACTTGCCGTATTTTTCGTTAAAGTTTTCACTTTTTTCTATGTGAGAAAGTTTCTCTTCGATAGTTTTAATGCTTTGAAATGCACTTTCTATTTCTTCTATCCCAGTTCTATCTAAAAATTTTATTTCCTGCGGTATGTATGCAAAAGTTCCGTTTAAAAGAACTTTACCGCTATCTGGCGCAAGAGATCCAATGATGATTTCTAATAGCGTGGTCTTTCCTGTGCCATTTTCTCCTACAAGAATTTTATGCTCTCTATCTACCGAGAAAGTGACATCTCTTAAAATTTTTTCTCCTTTGTTTACAAAATTTATTTTATCTACTATTAACATTTTTCTCCTTGATGCATTTTGAAAATTTTATCTTATAATATAAAATGATTTAGATTTTACAAGCGAAAAAGGAAGAGGTGAAATATGGAAAATGAAGTATTGACTGCTATGCATGATTTTTGTAAAAAATATATCCAGCCGTATGAAAAAGAGATCGATCTTGATGGTAAATTTATAAAAGAAATCTTAAAAGAACTTTCTTCTCATGGTTTTATGGCGTTACCTTTTCCGAAAAAATATGGAGGGCTAGAGCAAAGCTCTATTATTTACTCAAAAACGGCAACTATTATTTCACAATACAGCGGTACGATTGCAAGTGTTCTTGGGGCGCATTGTCTTGCTGTATTTTCTGTTCTTTTTGGGGGAGGAGAAGAGCAGAAAGAAAAATACCTTCCTGATTTAATAAAAGGGCGGTTAATTGGCTCTTTTGCTCTTACCGAACAAAATGCAGGGTCTGATCCGGCTTCGTTGGAAACGGAAGCTATAAAAGATGGCAATTTTTATATCTTGAACGGTACAAAGGCATTTACTACTAACGCAGGTTTATCTGATTTATATATCGTCATGGCAAAGACGGATAAAGAGAGAGGAGCAAGAGGTATTTCTGCCTTTATCGTTGAAAGAGAAGATAAAAATTTTGTTATAGGGAGACAGGAAAAAAAGATGGCTCTTCCAGGTCTTCCTAATGCCTCGTTGTTTTTGAACGGTGTGAGAATTCCCAAAGAGAGACTACTTGGACGCGAAGGGACAGGATTTATTATCGCAAAAAGGGTACTTGATATAGGTCGTGTTTCTGCTGCTTCTGCTGCTGTGGGGCTTGCAAAACGCGCTTTAATTGAAAGTGTACGATACAGTAAGCAGAGGGAACAGTTTGGAAAGCCAATAAGTTCTTTTGAAATGATACAATCGCATATTGCAGATATGGGCACAAAGGTGGAGGCTGCTGAACTCCTTATATTAAAAGCGGCTGAAGCTGCCGATCAAAAGAAAAGAGAGGCCACAAAGATTGCGACAATGGCAAAATATTTTACAGCGCAGGTGGCTGTAGATGTATCCCGTCTTGCTGTGCAGGTTTTTGGAGGGTATGGTTTTATACAAGATTATGTGGTGGAACGATTATACAAAGAGGCCAAAATGTACGAAATTATAGAAGGAACAAATGAGATTCAAAAACTTATTATAGCAAATGCACTGCTTAAGGAGGTAGAATAATGTATATAGTAGTTTCGGGAAACATTGGCGCAGGAAAAACTTCCCTTTCTCAAATTGTATCAAAAGAGATGGGCTTTAGCGTTTATTTCGAAGATTTTCAAGGAAACCTTTTTCTTAAAAATTATTACAAGAATATGAAGAGATGGGCTTTTGCTACACAGATTAATTTTCTTGCGCTGCGTTATGAACAAATCCTTCACCACGTTTTGCTTTCAAATGTTCCTGCTGTCCTTGACCGTTCCATTTACGAGGATAAAGAAGTATTTGCACGCTCTCTTCATGAAGAAGGGCTTATGACAGATGAAGAATGGGCGGTGTACAATAAGCTTTATAGCCTTATGGTAGGACACCTTCCTTCCCCGAATCTTCTTATTTATCTGGAAAAAGATACCGACGAATTAATGAGAAATATAGCAGGCAGGGGGAGAGATTTTGAGAAGATACCAAAAGAATATTTGGAAAGTTTGGATAAAAGATATAAGCATTTTTATAAAAACTGGCATTTTCCAAAAATTAAGATAACAGACGACATATATGCGGATAAAAACGAACTTATAGAAAGAGTTAAAAATGCGTTATATTTTTCACAATGTGATTAAATATATTGAAAAAAAAATGTCAAGTATTATAATATGTCATGATGAAAATGAAATCAAATTTTTCTAAGTGCTTTTTTGCTGTTACGGCAAGAAAGCTGTCAAATATATGCAGTATACATTTCAAAGGAGGTTTTTATTATGGGCAAAACATGGTTTGAAGTAGCA
The sequence above is a segment of the Caldisericota bacterium genome. Coding sequences within it:
- a CDS encoding metalloregulator ArsR/SmtB family transcription factor; protein product: MKTKKELYKDLKTCRELSEFITALGNPGRVAIVCFLKDEPKNVSTISKTLNIPQSSVSIHLNNLRHMGWVKKEKNGREVFYAISDKKIISLLEDLSRQFLIIKEGR
- a CDS encoding redox-sensing transcriptional repressor Rex, which encodes MDIPFATIEKITKYLRCLKRIRNKKIKFVSSQTLAEHTNVTAEQVRKDLAYFGKFGRTGTGYNIEKLAKKLEKILNPKLNWNVCIIGAGALGHALTNYPDFKKAGFNIIALFDGDPKKIGNKIGTAKIYDVKKFSAIIEKKEIEIAIIATPENAKEEIEQIIAKSKIKGIINFTPLTLDIKSKRKIPIIDVDLSQKMYILSYLITKGKRRQ
- a CDS encoding ABC-F family ATP-binding cassette domain-containing protein, yielding MLIVDKINFVNKGEKILRDVTFSVDREHKILVGENGTGKTTLLEIIIGSLAPDSGKVLLNGTFAYIPQEIKFLDRTGIEEIESAFQSIKTIEEKLSHIEKSENFNEKYGKLIAQYESIGGYSYKQTICSMMEKFCLSEETVSLKLRNMSGGERTKCLIIKALLSQPDLLILDEPTNHLDIESIEALEESLKKFNGGLLIVSHDKTFINRIATHILHLNGREVEEYKGNYDKFDETKNRNDATKIKERERLLKIIEKEKIFIEKFRYGTRAKQAKSREKKLQKIKVPEVEKERQKKIQIEMAGRGGEKVAELFHIKKSFGQKNVLNDITLLIKRKERIGILGRNGSGKSTLLKIIVGKENADSGSVKIGNSINIGYFPQDAFLMDPESTPLNEIIAYGFTIPDARDVLALFDFTGDDVFKKIREFSGGEKKKLLLAKMSIMKGNFLVLDEVTNHLSIPMKEAVLEALKNFDGTILLVTHDRYVLKNLVNKTYYLKNGKLHAKQLEDEKTTKNNSQKEINKINNRIAYLEKLLKNKPNNEKKLKELNILKKKVQLLYKKSK
- the lpdA gene encoding dihydrolipoyl dehydrogenase; the encoded protein is MEEFDVAIIGAGSGGYVAAIRAADLGKKVVIIEHREIGGTCLNRGCIPTKALLKMAEIYTCTKESQSFGIIVGNVSFDPNAIQRRKDAVIRRLVAGINFLFKARKIVVKKGNGKFLDPHIIEITSDEGTEKIKAKDIIIATGSEPAIMPAFKIDRKNVLTSDEALNLTEYPKNILIVGAGAIGVEFSTIFSAFGTKVTIVEMMPQVIPALKDRKLASMFQRTLIKKGIEIKTGTKIDNIKIQGNGNAVSTLSSGEEITTEKVLVSIGRKLNSTGIGIEKLGIKTEKGKIITNEKLRTNIPNIYAIGDVIGGSLLAHKAQKEGGIVAEIIAGEDKKMDYRVVPWAIFSSPEIASVGITEEEAKENGIDTIVSEFPFLANGKAVVMNNTDGEVKIIAKNDTKEIIGAQIIGPEASVMIAELALAVENKLTLNDIAYTIHVHPTLPEAIMEVAKSGLEK
- a CDS encoding DUF554 domain-containing protein, translated to MKGTIVNIIAVIVGSSLGIFIGDKLPKRFKAIIIQAIGLFTFLIGTSMMLKGEHFIIVFLALILGGITGEALRLEAHLTSVIERLKSRVSPDSPHFAEGFITATLIFCVGAMTVVGSIQEGLTGDATLLYTKSVMDGITSLTLASSFGIGVIFSAGSVFVIQGSLTLLGSKLQFLANPAYINNLTSVGGVLIIALGFELLQIKKIKILNLLPALAYAVLFTLLVK
- a CDS encoding acyl-CoA dehydrogenase family protein; this encodes MENEVLTAMHDFCKKYIQPYEKEIDLDGKFIKEILKELSSHGFMALPFPKKYGGLEQSSIIYSKTATIISQYSGTIASVLGAHCLAVFSVLFGGGEEQKEKYLPDLIKGRLIGSFALTEQNAGSDPASLETEAIKDGNFYILNGTKAFTTNAGLSDLYIVMAKTDKERGARGISAFIVEREDKNFVIGRQEKKMALPGLPNASLFLNGVRIPKERLLGREGTGFIIAKRVLDIGRVSAASAAVGLAKRALIESVRYSKQREQFGKPISSFEMIQSHIADMGTKVEAAELLILKAAEAADQKKREATKIATMAKYFTAQVAVDVSRLAVQVFGGYGFIQDYVVERLYKEAKMYEIIEGTNEIQKLIIANALLKEVE
- a CDS encoding deoxynucleoside kinase, giving the protein MYIVVSGNIGAGKTSLSQIVSKEMGFSVYFEDFQGNLFLKNYYKNMKRWAFATQINFLALRYEQILHHVLLSNVPAVLDRSIYEDKEVFARSLHEEGLMTDEEWAVYNKLYSLMVGHLPSPNLLIYLEKDTDELMRNIAGRGRDFEKIPKEYLESLDKRYKHFYKNWHFPKIKITDDIYADKNELIERVKNALYFSQCD
- a CDS encoding carboxymuconolactone decarboxylase family protein encodes the protein MGDVTTNAQKYLEQFHDLVQRLGKEDPDFAGALMEFVKQAEKPGALTTKTKELISIALGVAAHCPFCIAFHVKNAIAEGATKKEILESCLVAGLMGGGPAIAYIRYVVDACDQFDAK